A window of the Chloroflexus sp. Y-396-1 genome harbors these coding sequences:
- a CDS encoding C25 family cysteine peptidase, whose product MAEDWLYFNGVNASRGEYAHEPIPVRELARLILGERPSPDQIDPDPEQRAALRERYLADTSGAFRVKEGVDPTDLAQAGWGIIFSATVDPAPIREALSALLNWRRAQAGSRYRECSRERGYRPGESKAAFLRRQGAATSGPVDPERFPYYLLLVGSPEEIPFRFQYQLDVQYAVGRIHFATLDEYAAYARSVVAAERNGITLPRRIVFAGVQHPDDVATSRSLQGLVQPLATELVGHPQRGEWEISTLSSSDVTKERLSQLLHNEPPTLLFTAGHGVEFEANDPRQVAHQGAILCADWPGPQAWRQRPIPPAFYLAADDIANNTSIHGAFVFQFACFGAGCPREDDFPHLRGTRSVIATKPFVSALPRRLLSLPRGGALAYIGHVERAWTFSFNDTRGGRQIETFSSTLRRLLFAGAPIGYALEFFNERYAELATVLTEDMENARWGQVIDPIELSTRWTEHNDARSYIILGDPATRLCRQPAADTADSPPRLTIQSSSTERPPIAAPSPTAAEPVTTIPPSPSGQPVAPVPAGSLPPETPVIPVALPEVGASFGLFGNKPAETMQKLSTALQEFGERLAMTLQQVIADAAHLEVETYTTDAPETINYRQGDFRGASLRAVTRMSLDGDTQVLVPTNAEGIDERLWAIHVSMVQQAQTNRAEMVRAIATAAAGLLSVLQGK is encoded by the coding sequence ATGGCCGAAGATTGGCTCTACTTCAACGGTGTGAACGCAAGCCGGGGCGAGTATGCCCACGAACCGATTCCTGTGCGTGAACTGGCCCGTTTGATACTCGGCGAACGACCATCACCTGATCAGATCGATCCCGACCCCGAACAGCGGGCAGCACTACGTGAACGGTATCTGGCTGACACGAGTGGCGCGTTTCGGGTCAAAGAGGGCGTTGACCCCACCGATCTGGCTCAAGCTGGATGGGGAATCATCTTTTCGGCAACAGTCGATCCTGCACCGATCCGCGAGGCATTGAGTGCATTGCTGAACTGGCGCCGTGCCCAGGCCGGGTCACGTTATCGCGAATGTAGCCGTGAACGGGGGTATCGGCCCGGCGAAAGTAAAGCCGCGTTTCTACGACGGCAAGGGGCAGCAACCAGTGGTCCGGTTGATCCTGAGCGGTTTCCCTACTATCTCTTGCTGGTTGGCTCACCTGAAGAGATACCTTTCCGCTTCCAGTATCAGCTCGATGTGCAATATGCGGTCGGGCGTATCCATTTTGCAACTCTTGACGAATATGCAGCGTATGCCCGCAGCGTCGTGGCGGCAGAACGGAACGGTATTACGCTCCCTCGACGGATCGTGTTTGCCGGCGTGCAACACCCCGATGATGTGGCAACCAGTCGTAGCTTACAAGGATTGGTACAGCCGCTCGCTACTGAGTTAGTTGGTCATCCGCAACGTGGTGAGTGGGAGATTAGTACCCTTAGCAGCAGCGACGTCACAAAAGAGCGGCTCAGTCAGCTTCTCCATAATGAACCGCCGACATTGCTCTTCACCGCCGGTCACGGAGTTGAATTTGAAGCGAACGATCCGCGCCAGGTAGCCCATCAGGGCGCAATCCTTTGCGCCGACTGGCCGGGGCCACAAGCCTGGCGACAGCGTCCGATTCCGCCAGCGTTCTATCTTGCTGCCGATGATATTGCCAATAATACCTCAATTCATGGCGCTTTTGTGTTTCAGTTTGCATGCTTCGGCGCTGGGTGCCCGCGGGAAGACGATTTTCCTCATTTACGAGGAACCCGGTCGGTGATCGCGACTAAACCATTCGTTTCTGCATTACCAAGACGTTTGCTCAGCTTACCGCGTGGTGGTGCGCTGGCGTACATTGGTCACGTCGAACGAGCATGGACGTTCTCGTTCAATGATACCCGTGGAGGTCGCCAAATCGAGACCTTCAGCAGTACGTTGCGTCGGCTGCTGTTTGCTGGCGCCCCGATCGGCTATGCACTTGAGTTTTTCAATGAGCGGTATGCGGAACTGGCAACAGTCTTGACCGAAGATATGGAGAATGCGCGTTGGGGCCAAGTGATCGATCCGATAGAACTTTCGACGCGCTGGACGGAACATAACGATGCGCGGAGCTATATAATTCTTGGCGATCCGGCGACCCGCCTATGCCGGCAACCGGCGGCTGACACAGCGGATTCACCACCACGACTGACGATACAATCTTCATCAACAGAAAGACCCCCAATTGCTGCACCATCACCAACTGCTGCTGAACCGGTCACGACAATACCACCTTCTCCTAGCGGTCAGCCAGTGGCGCCAGTACCGGCCGGGAGCCTGCCACCTGAAACCCCGGTTATCCCGGTGGCATTGCCCGAAGTCGGAGCCAGTTTTGGTCTGTTTGGGAATAAACCGGCCGAAACGATGCAAAAACTCTCAACTGCCCTACAGGAGTTTGGGGAACGCCTGGCAATGACCCTCCAACAGGTCATCGCCGATGCCGCTCATTTGGAAGTTGAGACGTACACGACTGACGCCCCTGAAACGATTAACTATCGACAGGGCGATTTTCGCGGTGCCAGCTTACGCGCCGTAACCCGTATGAGTCTCGATGGCGACACTCAAGTATTGGTACCAACCAACGCCGAAGGAATTGATGAGCGTCTGTGGGCTATCCACGTCAGTATGGTGCAACAGGCACAGACGAATCGGGCCGAGATGGTACGGGCCATTGCTACAGCCGCAGCCGGTCTCTTGAGCGTC
- a CDS encoding response regulator transcription factor, giving the protein MTTQPRVLVVDDEQNIRLTLQALLSRAGYAVTTAATGEEAVALFEREPFDLMLVDLQMPGMKGMEVVAKVREAGHDAIIIVLTGHGSLDSAIEGIRFGIFDYLLKTSDPNQILARVAAGLEERAARRRQSDLLDTIGAAVQELTGGKVASSVAPIHPSTTPSPPTPAPEPAGRILTIGPLTLDTWHQTATLNGRSLNLTPTEFRLLLCLAEHAGQMLSYTQLVRCAQGYETTDLEAGELIKPHIHHLRQKIEPEPSAPRYLLNVRGKGYILQI; this is encoded by the coding sequence ATGACTACCCAGCCGCGTGTGTTGGTAGTTGATGATGAGCAAAATATTCGCCTGACCTTACAGGCATTACTCAGCCGGGCTGGTTATGCCGTCACGACGGCTGCAACCGGTGAAGAGGCAGTAGCACTATTTGAACGTGAACCATTTGATCTCATGCTGGTCGATCTACAAATGCCCGGCATGAAAGGGATGGAAGTAGTAGCAAAGGTGCGGGAAGCCGGCCACGACGCCATCATCATTGTCTTAACCGGCCATGGCTCGCTCGATTCGGCCATTGAAGGTATTCGGTTTGGTATCTTTGACTATCTACTCAAGACCAGCGATCCGAATCAAATCCTGGCTCGAGTGGCTGCCGGGCTTGAAGAACGTGCGGCACGACGCCGCCAGAGTGATTTGCTCGATACCATTGGTGCGGCGGTACAAGAATTAACCGGCGGGAAAGTGGCATCGTCTGTGGCGCCGATTCATCCCTCGACAACTCCTTCACCACCTACCCCAGCGCCCGAACCAGCCGGACGTATCCTGACCATCGGCCCGTTAACCCTTGATACGTGGCATCAGACAGCGACACTGAACGGTCGTTCGCTTAACCTGACGCCAACAGAGTTTCGCCTACTCCTATGCCTGGCCGAGCATGCCGGACAGATGTTGTCGTATACGCAGTTGGTACGTTGTGCACAAGGTTACGAAACAACCGATCTTGAGGCGGGTGAGTTGATCAAACCGCATATCCACCACCTACGGCAGAAGATCGAACCCGAACCAAGCGCGCCGCGCTATTTGCTGAATGTGCGCGGTAAGGGGTATATCTTGCAGATTTAA
- a CDS encoding sensor histidine kinase, which produces MIEREDTTAYIARLEQELQAAQQRIAALEREAELHARYARDLDRRLAALLSVSAALLISHDVDKIVQLVVQQATNLFPGTAAAYLYLLDDETEGGLHLRASLPADTPPPAIEILADIAVKAPRSILLTGPQIEHLLQQQHLSLDRTDGHCTLPQSVLLAPLRIESQRSGALIVCSDQIWHLYHPRDLPFVQALADLTMIAIDEVRQRQRAAALQNDLVLTQSLRAEAEARLNAAQAQLLQSAKLAAVGELSASVAHEINNPLYAARNSLYLVEQDLPPDAPQRTFLTIAQQELGRIARIITRMRDFYRPSRGELTSANINALLRETLELVTTHLRHNHVTVRTQLANDLPPIVAHADQLRQVFLNIILNACDAMPHGGELTVSTSLIAARPEAPPTLSIAISDTGVGIASEHIPHLFEPFYTTKPHGTGLGLAISAHIITQHGGRILVDSEPGVGTTFTILLPLEAPMATG; this is translated from the coding sequence ATGATCGAGCGTGAAGATACCACAGCCTATATTGCCAGGCTAGAGCAGGAATTACAGGCAGCGCAACAGCGTATTGCTGCTCTCGAACGTGAAGCTGAGCTTCATGCCCGTTATGCCCGTGATCTTGATCGACGGCTGGCCGCGCTGCTCTCCGTCTCGGCTGCGCTGCTGATCAGTCATGATGTCGATAAGATTGTGCAATTGGTCGTGCAGCAAGCAACCAACCTCTTTCCAGGCACGGCGGCTGCGTACCTCTATCTGCTTGACGATGAGACAGAGGGTGGATTACATCTGCGCGCCTCCCTGCCGGCAGATACGCCCCCTCCTGCAATTGAAATCCTGGCTGATATAGCCGTGAAAGCACCACGCTCGATTTTGTTAACCGGCCCGCAAATTGAGCACCTCCTGCAACAACAGCATCTATCCCTCGATAGAACTGATGGACATTGTACGTTGCCCCAAAGTGTATTACTGGCGCCCCTGCGGATCGAAAGTCAACGGAGTGGGGCACTTATCGTATGTAGCGACCAAATCTGGCACCTGTACCATCCGCGTGATTTGCCTTTTGTGCAGGCCCTAGCCGATCTAACCATGATTGCAATTGATGAAGTTCGGCAGCGGCAACGAGCTGCTGCGTTACAGAACGATCTGGTACTAACTCAATCGCTACGTGCTGAGGCTGAAGCACGTTTGAACGCAGCACAGGCACAGTTATTGCAGAGTGCGAAATTGGCTGCGGTCGGTGAATTGTCTGCTTCAGTGGCTCACGAGATCAACAATCCACTCTACGCAGCGCGCAATAGTCTCTATCTAGTTGAGCAGGATTTACCGCCCGATGCTCCACAGCGCACGTTCCTCACCATTGCTCAGCAAGAGTTAGGACGGATTGCACGCATTATCACCCGGATGCGTGATTTTTACCGCCCTTCACGTGGCGAGCTGACCAGTGCCAACATCAATGCCTTGCTTCGTGAAACGCTTGAGTTGGTCACCACTCATCTGCGCCACAATCACGTCACTGTCCGCACTCAGCTCGCCAATGATCTGCCACCAATTGTTGCCCATGCTGATCAGTTACGACAAGTGTTTTTGAATATTATTCTCAACGCTTGCGATGCAATGCCTCATGGTGGTGAATTGACCGTCAGTACCAGTCTGATCGCTGCCCGACCAGAGGCTCCACCGACTCTCTCAATCGCGATTAGTGATACTGGAGTAGGGATTGCTTCTGAACACATTCCGCATCTCTTTGAGCCATTTTATACCACCAAACCGCATGGCACTGGTCTTGGATTGGCGATCAGTGCGCATATTATTACGCAACATGGTGGGCGTATTCTTGTCGATAGCGAACCTGGCGTTGGTACAACGTTCACTATTTTGCTGCCGCTTGAAGCGCCGATGGCAACGGGGTGA
- a CDS encoding energy-coupling factor transporter transmembrane component T yields MHTRTWLCWLIATVTIAMLTPHPLYHILLMLVVTYIFVNRRDDRLLARSFTLFARVGAFIWCGYVLFAIVTVGGARGTTVIFRLPAIQLPAWSGGIVLGGSITAEALAWGATRGLGLWTLLLIFGTFNALVDHHRLLRLTPRSLFHAGLAVTIAIAFAPGLVRTVQDITDSQRARGHRFGGIRSWGALISPLLAGSLERALQLAEALEARGYGRTVSTTPATGRTLGLVFGLVSLTAAVIGWLWVGPSSFPLVAPLGGGGLLLTGWAAHQLSRCVPRTTYRRERWHRQDTLTWIAAVSAVGVVATIRLIEPTVLVYYPFPVITAPGFDLRIGVAILALAVPALPLPSATARRAHRLNADRRTARRAATSQHPLRVSASD; encoded by the coding sequence ATGCATACACGTACATGGCTCTGCTGGCTGATAGCAACGGTGACCATCGCAATGCTCACACCGCATCCGCTCTACCACATCCTGCTGATGCTGGTGGTGACGTACATCTTCGTGAATCGGCGCGATGATCGTCTGCTGGCACGGAGTTTTACCCTCTTTGCTCGTGTTGGCGCCTTCATCTGGTGCGGATACGTTCTCTTTGCCATCGTGACGGTTGGCGGAGCACGCGGGACAACCGTGATCTTCCGGTTACCTGCCATCCAGCTACCGGCATGGTCAGGTGGTATTGTCCTTGGCGGATCAATCACGGCCGAAGCCCTGGCCTGGGGCGCCACTCGTGGTTTGGGATTGTGGACACTCCTGCTCATTTTCGGCACCTTTAACGCGCTCGTCGATCATCATCGGCTGCTCCGGTTGACCCCACGCTCACTCTTCCACGCCGGTCTTGCCGTGACGATAGCGATTGCTTTTGCCCCAGGATTAGTACGCACTGTCCAGGACATCACAGACTCCCAGCGTGCCCGTGGTCATCGGTTCGGCGGGATACGCAGTTGGGGAGCTTTGATTAGCCCACTCCTGGCCGGTAGTCTTGAGCGTGCCCTCCAACTGGCCGAAGCACTCGAAGCACGTGGCTATGGACGCACGGTATCAACGACACCAGCAACCGGCCGCACACTAGGACTGGTCTTCGGTCTGGTAAGCCTGACGGCTGCGGTCATCGGCTGGCTGTGGGTTGGTCCTTCCAGCTTCCCACTCGTCGCCCCACTTGGCGGTGGTGGTCTTCTCCTCACCGGTTGGGCTGCCCACCAATTAAGCCGATGTGTGCCACGCACAACCTATCGGCGCGAACGCTGGCATCGTCAGGATACGCTTACCTGGATCGCTGCGGTAAGTGCGGTTGGCGTAGTCGCGACGATACGCCTAATTGAACCCACTGTTCTGGTCTACTATCCATTTCCGGTTATCACGGCGCCTGGTTTTGATCTTCGCATTGGCGTGGCGATTTTGGCGCTGGCCGTACCTGCCCTACCACTCCCATCAGCCACAGCACGCCGTGCACACCGTCTGAACGCCGACCGCCGGACCGCACGCCGTGCGGCTACGTCCCAACACCCGTTGCGGGTAAGCGCTTCCGATTAA
- the cobS gene encoding adenosylcobinamide-GDP ribazoletransferase — MSESSIRSPIGLVEALRFLTIIPLPGLPPMNEQSVVRAIPWFPMAGLVIGGVLTAVDLLARPLWGDLSAAVLVVAVWGIITGGMHLDGLSDTFDAALSWRSRERKLEIMKDSRIGVMGASALIMILFLKVALIADAPSAWPALLLAPILGRWADCFGIYWFPAAREGGLGRMFNSQVRQRDFWLASLLTVGVTWLIADLNGLIALGLVLGLAYLLARWWVRDFGGLTGDTYGALCEISEVVVLATLTVRLGNG; from the coding sequence ATGAGCGAATCATCAATCCGTTCTCCTATTGGTCTGGTAGAGGCCCTACGCTTTCTCACCATCATTCCCCTTCCCGGCCTGCCACCAATGAACGAGCAGAGCGTTGTGCGGGCAATCCCCTGGTTTCCGATGGCCGGCCTGGTCATCGGCGGTGTGTTAACTGCGGTTGACCTGCTGGCCCGACCGTTGTGGGGTGACCTCAGCGCTGCCGTATTGGTAGTGGCAGTGTGGGGCATCATTACCGGGGGAATGCACCTTGACGGCCTGAGCGATACGTTCGATGCCGCATTGAGCTGGCGATCACGCGAGCGCAAACTCGAAATCATGAAAGATAGTCGGATCGGGGTCATGGGCGCCTCGGCGCTGATCATGATCCTCTTCCTGAAAGTAGCTCTGATTGCCGACGCGCCAAGCGCCTGGCCTGCCCTCCTGCTGGCGCCGATCCTGGGGCGTTGGGCCGATTGTTTCGGTATTTATTGGTTTCCTGCTGCACGTGAAGGGGGCCTGGGACGCATGTTTAATTCCCAGGTACGCCAGCGCGACTTCTGGCTAGCATCATTGCTCACAGTTGGGGTAACCTGGCTTATCGCCGACCTTAACGGGTTGATCGCCCTCGGTTTGGTGCTAGGGTTGGCGTATCTGTTGGCGCGCTGGTGGGTTCGTGACTTCGGTGGCTTGACCGGCGACACCTACGGCGCCCTTTGTGAGATCAGCGAAGTGGTGGTACTGGCTACGTTGACAGTACGCCTGGGGAATGGCTAA
- a CDS encoding histidine phosphatase family protein has product MGSSRHTSIWLIRHGQTEANRSRRYLGHHDSPLTDYGRRQHLALAHRLQVLPFTNIIVSPTERTRSLAMAILNRHPTIPVHEDPRWLEIDHGRWEGLTYREVLQRFPDEAEQRWANGIDGRATGGESLAEVANRVNEAWQELLAGAVGQRVLIVTHTTPIQLVLCWCCQLPIAEYWRWRIDLGSITALDVYGSTIIMRTINNVPRLLAATAENV; this is encoded by the coding sequence GTGGGCAGTTCACGCCACACCAGTATCTGGCTTATTCGTCACGGTCAAACCGAAGCTAACCGGAGTCGGCGGTATCTCGGCCACCATGATAGCCCCCTGACCGATTACGGTCGGCGCCAGCACCTGGCTCTTGCCCATCGTCTACAAGTGCTACCCTTTACCAACATCATTGTTAGCCCAACAGAGCGAACCCGCTCTCTGGCAATGGCGATTTTGAATCGGCACCCGACGATCCCGGTACACGAAGATCCGCGGTGGTTGGAGATCGATCACGGACGTTGGGAAGGACTAACGTACCGCGAGGTGCTGCAACGTTTTCCTGATGAAGCTGAGCAACGCTGGGCAAACGGCATTGATGGTCGGGCCACAGGGGGTGAAAGTCTGGCTGAAGTAGCAAACCGGGTGAATGAGGCATGGCAAGAATTGCTCGCCGGAGCAGTGGGTCAACGAGTGCTGATCGTCACTCACACTACCCCCATTCAACTGGTACTCTGTTGGTGTTGTCAGCTTCCGATAGCCGAATACTGGCGCTGGCGCATCGACCTGGGCAGTATCACTGCACTCGATGTATACGGATCAACAATCATTATGCGCACGATCAACAACGTACCACGGTTGTTGGCGGCAACGGCGGAAAATGTATGA
- a CDS encoding prenyltransferase/squalene oxidase repeat-containing protein: MRRTIFLVLTLVLSMIVSQPVAAQSDVVAVGLKWILGQQQADGSFAGFGPGDTADAIVALVAGGEQPPASALNYLAGQAASYGTSSAGATAKVILAVVAAGRDPLNFGGVNLARQLGTTYDPATGQYGADVYGHALALLAIKAMGVQPPAPAIERLIAVQLRDGGWSFDGAAATGSDTNTTSLAVMALSGYARAGDALTAARNYLRGQQNPDGGFPYSQTSPFGNASDANSTAAVIQAILALGEDPNNNPWRQGEATPLKALIAFQNQSGAFRYQNAMPDDNALATYQAIPAVAGRTLPVRTTTIPAAQTLIAPVVNLPTTGGETVPALALVAIFGMTLLVFGLRLRRSSVRQG; the protein is encoded by the coding sequence ATGCGTCGCACAATTTTCCTTGTCCTTACGTTGGTTTTGAGTATGATCGTATCGCAACCGGTGGCTGCACAGAGTGATGTGGTTGCTGTCGGGCTGAAGTGGATACTCGGCCAGCAACAGGCCGATGGGAGTTTTGCCGGTTTTGGTCCTGGCGATACTGCTGATGCCATCGTGGCGCTCGTGGCCGGTGGTGAACAACCACCTGCTAGCGCACTCAACTATCTGGCCGGACAAGCCGCTAGCTACGGAACCTCATCGGCTGGCGCAACAGCCAAGGTGATCTTGGCCGTCGTCGCCGCCGGACGCGATCCGCTCAATTTCGGTGGAGTTAATCTAGCCCGCCAGCTCGGTACAACCTACGACCCGGCCACCGGTCAGTACGGCGCCGATGTGTACGGCCATGCCCTGGCCCTCCTGGCCATCAAGGCGATGGGAGTTCAACCGCCAGCGCCTGCTATCGAACGTCTGATTGCGGTGCAGTTACGCGATGGCGGATGGAGTTTTGATGGCGCAGCAGCAACCGGTAGTGATACCAATACGACCAGTCTGGCGGTGATGGCTTTGAGTGGCTATGCTCGTGCCGGCGATGCGTTAACCGCCGCCCGTAACTATCTCCGTGGTCAACAGAATCCCGATGGCGGTTTTCCCTACTCGCAAACATCACCATTCGGCAACGCCAGTGACGCTAACTCCACCGCAGCAGTGATTCAGGCGATTCTGGCGCTCGGTGAAGATCCCAACAACAATCCATGGCGACAGGGTGAAGCAACACCGCTGAAGGCCTTGATCGCATTCCAGAATCAAAGTGGCGCCTTTCGCTATCAAAACGCAATGCCCGACGATAACGCCCTGGCAACTTATCAGGCGATTCCGGCTGTCGCCGGCAGAACGCTGCCGGTACGGACCACCACGATCCCGGCAGCACAAACGTTGATCGCGCCAGTCGTCAATCTGCCAACAACCGGTGGCGAAACCGTGCCGGCCCTGGCCCTGGTTGCAATCTTTGGGATGACACTGCTGGTCTTTGGCCTCCGGCTACGTCGTTCGTCGGTAAGACAAGGGTAG
- a CDS encoding [LysW]-lysine hydrolase, protein MNDAVEFLIRLLRTPSLSGQEAAAVQVMVEQMAAFGWEAFVDEAGSAVGQVGTDGPLVVLLGHIDTVPGEIPVRIEDGKLYGRGAVDAKGPLATFVWAARRAEQEGTLGCRLVIIGATEEEAASSRGAHAARDRYRPDFCVIGEPSGWDRITLGYKGRLLVHYRYQQPVAHSAGEQRAAPEQMVDFWRAVEQYCQHLNAGRTRLFEQLIPSLRRVHSDSDGINEWVEATIGFRLPPGVEPSTLADTLQSLAGAAHLSFDGACPAFQSSRTTPLASAFVRAIRQHGGQPAFLHKTGTADMNVVGPVWQCPIVAYGPGDSRLDHTPDEHIVLHEYEQAIAVLADVLAQLR, encoded by the coding sequence ATGAACGACGCTGTTGAGTTTCTTATTCGTCTGCTCCGCACGCCATCGCTCTCTGGACAGGAAGCAGCAGCGGTACAGGTGATGGTCGAGCAAATGGCTGCGTTCGGCTGGGAAGCGTTCGTTGATGAGGCGGGCAGTGCGGTTGGTCAGGTAGGCACGGATGGGCCACTGGTTGTGTTGCTCGGTCACATCGATACTGTGCCCGGCGAGATACCGGTACGGATCGAAGACGGCAAACTCTACGGGCGTGGTGCTGTTGATGCCAAAGGCCCCCTGGCGACCTTTGTATGGGCAGCCCGTCGTGCCGAGCAGGAAGGCACACTAGGTTGCCGACTGGTGATTATCGGGGCCACCGAAGAGGAAGCCGCCAGCTCACGTGGCGCTCACGCTGCCCGTGATCGCTACCGCCCTGATTTTTGCGTGATCGGAGAACCGAGCGGCTGGGATCGGATTACGCTCGGTTATAAGGGACGGCTGCTCGTCCACTATCGTTATCAACAACCAGTTGCCCATAGTGCTGGAGAACAACGAGCTGCACCTGAACAGATGGTTGACTTCTGGCGAGCAGTTGAACAGTACTGCCAGCACCTCAATGCCGGACGAACCCGTCTGTTTGAGCAGCTCATCCCTTCACTCCGGCGTGTTCATAGCGATAGCGACGGCATCAACGAATGGGTCGAAGCAACGATTGGCTTTCGTCTGCCACCCGGCGTTGAACCATCAACCCTGGCCGATACGCTCCAGAGCTTAGCCGGTGCTGCCCATCTCTCTTTTGACGGAGCCTGCCCGGCCTTCCAGAGTTCACGCACGACACCGCTGGCAAGCGCATTTGTCCGGGCGATTCGTCAACATGGTGGTCAACCGGCGTTTCTCCACAAGACCGGTACGGCAGATATGAATGTTGTAGGCCCGGTGTGGCAGTGCCCCATCGTCGCTTACGGGCCAGGTGATTCGCGGCTCGATCATACGCCTGACGAACACATTGTGCTGCACGAATACGAACAAGCGATTGCGGTGTTAGCCGATGTGTTGGCACAATTACGTTGA
- a CDS encoding ATP-binding protein, whose amino-acid sequence MPASLTFNADLRSLKQIRRSIIDAASCIGARRDCIDDIVYAANELITNTITYGYSGQVGPIWIEVWNEGDTLLVSIRDAAPAFNPLSVPLPRHLFAHGQQRAGGLGLFLSRSLLDDLQYRTLPHGGNELILIKRHAF is encoded by the coding sequence ATGCCCGCATCACTAACCTTCAACGCCGACCTGCGCAGCCTCAAACAGATTCGGCGTTCAATCATTGATGCGGCAAGTTGTATTGGGGCGCGTCGTGATTGTATCGATGATATTGTCTATGCAGCCAACGAATTGATTACCAACACCATTACCTATGGCTACAGTGGGCAGGTTGGCCCAATATGGATTGAAGTTTGGAATGAAGGTGATACGCTTTTGGTATCGATCCGTGATGCAGCACCGGCATTTAATCCACTCAGTGTCCCTTTACCACGTCATCTATTCGCGCATGGACAGCAACGAGCAGGTGGTTTAGGGCTGTTCTTATCGCGTAGTTTGCTGGATGATCTACAATATCGCACACTACCACACGGCGGTAATGAACTGATCTTAATCAAGCGGCATGCATTTTAA
- a CDS encoding YcxB family protein, which produces MIIESVISQKEFTRHALSRYFRRPIFYVFAFVAAVLTAFVIYDPSVPQVPALVGGWLPFLVYSIVGWIMIHRQSRKRDLPVYQPMRYELGRDTLIVKAQTGRSEIPWSQVRGWRKLFGVYELQLINGQVLLISGRAIGPRQVGAFERILRNRIDPKPEPGVFDEPAA; this is translated from the coding sequence ATGATTATCGAGAGTGTCATTAGCCAGAAAGAGTTTACCCGTCACGCCCTCAGTCGCTATTTTCGTCGTCCTATTTTCTACGTCTTTGCATTTGTGGCGGCAGTGCTGACAGCGTTCGTTATCTACGATCCCTCCGTTCCCCAGGTGCCTGCATTGGTGGGCGGCTGGCTTCCCTTTCTGGTCTACAGTATTGTGGGCTGGATCATGATTCATCGCCAGAGCCGAAAGCGCGATCTACCTGTTTACCAGCCGATGCGTTACGAATTAGGGCGCGATACGTTAATTGTTAAAGCTCAGACCGGACGTAGCGAGATTCCATGGTCACAGGTGCGCGGTTGGCGTAAGCTGTTTGGGGTCTATGAGCTACAGCTCATCAACGGCCAGGTGTTGTTGATTTCAGGGCGAGCAATTGGCCCGCGCCAAGTAGGGGCTTTTGAGCGCATCCTGCGGAATCGGATTGATCCGAAGCCTGAGCCGGGTGTATTCGATGAACCAGCAGCGTAA